From a single Capsicum annuum cultivar UCD-10X-F1 chromosome 12, UCD10Xv1.1, whole genome shotgun sequence genomic region:
- the LOC107850462 gene encoding metal tolerance protein 4, with product MEGELEGNNGTNKTPLLEGWKLKGSGRQSSRRFSRRNSFTSLRHDFMLRLPDKVIKSCVIIDSEASSIINNISKSSHLTKGEKKYYERQFETLKSFEEVDIAVASDGIDEEDLEEQAQQERAMTISNYANILLLALKIYATVKSGSLAIAASTLDSLLDLMAGGILWFTHLSMKSINVYKYPIGKLRVQPVGIIVFAAIMATLGFQVLIQAVEQLVENKPPEKMTLNQLAWLYSIMLTATVVKLALWLYCRSSRNDIVRAYAKDHYFDVVTNVVGLIAAVLGDKFYWWIDPAGALILAIYTITNWTGTVIENAVSLVGQSAPPEVLQKLTYLVMRHPQVKRVDTVRAYTFGVLYFVEVDIELPEDLPLKEAHVIGEGLQIKLEKLPEVERAFVHIDFECEHKPEHSVPSRIPNNEP from the exons ATGGAGGGAGAATTAGAGGGTAATAATGGAACAAATAAAACTCCATTGTTGGAGGGATGGAAGCTTAAAGGAAGTGGACGTCAGAGCAGCCGGCGATTTAGCCGGCGCAACTCATTTACATCACTGAGGCATGATTTTATGTTAAGGCTTCCAGATAAGGTGATCAAGTCTTGTGTTATTATTGACTCTGAAGCTTCATCCATCATTAATAATATCTCCAAATCCTCTCACTTAACCAAAG GAGAAAAGAAATACTATGAAAGACAGTTTGAGACGTTGAAGTCATTCGAGGAAGTTGACATCGCCGTCGCGTCCGATGGCATCGATGAAGAGGATCTTGAAGAACAAGCTCAACAAGAGAGAGCAATGACCATCTCCAATTATGCAAACATTTTACTTCTGGCTCTTAAG ATCTATGCCACGGTGAAGAGTGGTTCCTTAGCTATCGCTGCATCTACATTGGATTCGTTGCTTGATCTCATGGCTGGTGGCATACTATGGTTCACTCATCTTTCGATGAAAAGTATAAATGTTTATAAATATCCCATCGGAAAGTTGAGAGTGCAACCCGTTGGAATCATTGTGTTTGCTGCTATTATGGCTACACTCG GTTTTCAGGTGTTGATCCAGGCTGTGGAACAACTAGTTGAAAATAAACCTCCTGAAAAGATGACTTTGAATCAGCTTGCATGGTTAtattcaatcatgttaactgcaACAGTGGTAAAACTTGCCCTGTGGCTTTACTGCAGAAGTTCACGGAATGACATTGTCCGCGCCTATGCAAAG GATCACTATTTCGATGTGGTTACTAATGTAGTCGGGTTGATAGCAGCTGTACTTGGTGATAAGTTCTACTGGTGGATTGATCCTGCTGGTGCTCTAATCCTTGCTATTTACACAATCACAAACTGGACAGGCACTGTGATAGAGAATGCAG TGTCACTAGTGGGACAGTCAGCCCCTCCTGAAGTTCTGCAGAAGTTAACGTATCTTGTTATGAGACACCCTCAAGTGAAGCGCGTTGATACAGTTCGAGCATACACCTTTGGTGTGTTGTATTTTGTTGAG GTTGATATTGAACTCCCGGAAGATTTGCCATTGAAAGAAGCACATGTTATCGGAGAGGGTCTACAAATAAAGCTCGAGAAACTTCCTGAAGTGGAACGTGCATTTGTTCATATTGATTTTGAATGTGAACACAAACCAGAGCACTCTGTCCCCAGCAGGATTCCCAACAATGAACCTTAA
- the LOC107850463 gene encoding casein kinase 1-like protein HD16 encodes MGDQSGNNKGDEQDDESKTSPIPKKVKIGTSPLYQVERKLGKGGFGQVFLGRRLSGGNESSNGQGAVEVALKFEHMKSKGCNHGPPHEWQVYNTLGGSHGVPSVHYKGRVGDYYIMVMDMLGPSLWDVWNSSGQAISAEMIACIAVESLSILSIMHAQGYVHGDVKPENFLLGQPSTPQEKKLFLVDLGLATKWRENVKGPHVVYDQRPDMFRGTVRYASAHAHLGRTASRRDDLESLAYTLIFLHRGRLPWQGFQGDNKSFLVCKKKMATSPEVLCCFCPAPLREFVDIVINMKFDEEPNYSKLISLFGSLLGPDPAIRPINTDGAQKILRVGQKRGRLNVEEDEEQPRKKVRMGVPATQWISIYNARKPMKQRYHYNVADTRLAEHVEKGNEDGLYISCVASCSGLWAIIMDAGTNFTSQVYELSPLFLHKEWIMEQWEKNYYISSLAGTTNGSSLVVMSKGTQYSQQSYKVSESFPFKWISKKWKEGFHVTSMATAGSRWAVVMSRNSGVSSQVVELDFLYPSEGIHKRWDNGYRITATAATLDQAALILSVPRRRPGDETQETLRTSQFPSTHVKEKWAKNLYLSCLCYGRTVS; translated from the exons ATGGGGGATCAGAGTGGTAATAACAAAGGAGATGAGCAAGATGATGAGTCTAAAACTTCACCTATTCCTAAGAAG GTGAAAATAGGAACGTCGCCGCTTTATCAGGTTGAAAGGAAGTTAGGTAAAGGTGGTTTCGGTCAGGTCTTTTTGGGTCGTCGTCTTTCTGGTGGAAATGAATCTTCAAATGGTCAAGGGGCTGTTGAG GTTGCACTGAAATTTGAGCATATGAAAAGCAAAGGCTGTAACCATGGTCCTCCACATGAGTGGCAAGTTTACAA TACTCTTGGAGGAAGCCATGGAGTGCCTAGCGTGCATTATAAAGGGAGGGTAGGAGACTATTACATAATG GTTATGGACATGCTAGGACCTAGCTTATGGGATGTATGGAATTCCTCTGGGCAGGC GATCTCTGCAGAAATGATAGCATGTATTGCGGTTGAGTCTCTGTCTATTTTAAGCATAATGCATGCGCAAGG TTATGTGCATGGAGATGTAAAGCCAGAGAACTTTTTGCTTGGTCAGCCATCAACACCGCAGGAGAAGAAGTTGTTCCTGGTCGACTTGGGACTAG CTACAAAGTGGAGAGAGAATGTGAAAGGTCCGCATGTGGTATATGATCAGCGACCTGACATGTTCAG AGGGACTGTTCGGTATGCGAGTGCTCATGCGCACTTGGGAAGGACTGCTAGTAGAAGAGATGATCTGGAATCACTTGCTTATACACTCATTTTTCTTCACCGAGGCAGGTTGCCATGGCAAGGATTTCAG GGTGATAACAAATCGTTTTTGGTCTGCAAAAAGAAGATGGCAACGTCTCCAGAAGTGCTTTGCTGCTTCTGTCCGGCACCTCTGAGAGAATTTGTTGATATAGTAATAAACATGAAATTTGATGAAGAACCTAATTATTCGAAGTTAATCTCTTTATTTGGGAGCTTGCTTGGACCTGATCCTGCTATAAGGCCAATTAACACTGATGGTGCCCAAAAG ATTCTTCGAGTTGGCCAAAAGCGGGGGAGATTAAATGTAGAGGAGGATGAGGAGCAGCCTAGAAAGAAGGTTCGCATGGGAGTTCCTGCAACACAGTGGATTTCGATTTACAATGCCAGAAAGCCCATGAAACAGAG GTACCATTATAATGTAGCAGATACAAGGCTGGCAGAGCATGTGGAGAAAGGGAACGAAGATGGATTATATATAAGTTGTGTGGCATCTTGTTCCGGCTTGTGGGCTATTATCATGGATGCTGGAACCAATTTCACAAGCCAAGTTTATGAGCTATCACCATTATTCTTGCACAAG GAGTGGATTATGGAACAGTGGGAGAAGAACTATTATATTAGTTCTCTTGCTGGTACCACCAATGGAAGCTCTCTTGTTGTAATGTCAAAAG GCACACAGTACAGTCAGCAGTCTTATAAAGTAAGTGAGTCATTTCCGTTCAAGTGGATAAGCAAGAAGTGGAAAGAAGGGTTCCATGTAACCTCCATGGCAACTGCTGGAAGTAGGTGGGCGGTGGTTATGTCTCGCAATTCTGGTGTCAGTAGCCAG GTAGTGGAACTTGATTTTCTTTATCCAAGTGAAGGCATTCATAAACGATGGGACAATGGTTATCGTATTACAGCAACAGCTGCTACGTTAGATCAAGCTGCTCTTATCCTGAGTGTGCCTCGACGAAGGCCCGGGGATGAGACTCAGGAGACATTGAGAACATCTCAGTTTCCAAGCACACATGTGAAG GAAAAGTGGGCAAAAAATCTTTATCTGTCCTGTCTGTGCTATGGCCGAACTGTATCTTGA